A region from the Streptomyces tsukubensis genome encodes:
- a CDS encoding fumarylacetoacetate hydrolase family protein translates to MRIARFSIDGHVAFGAVEGEAPDGLVLDIIKGVPFADFELSGTKVPLDKVRLLPPVLPSKVVAFGRNYAAHAAELGNEPPAEPFAFIKPSTSVIGPGDAIAYPSFSAEVHYEAELAVVIGRMCRDVPRDRVKDVVLGFTCANDVTARDVQLREKQWARAKGFDGACPLGPWVETDIDPAAAGDLTIQCTVNGEQRQLGSTSEMIHPVEDLIVNISEAMTLLPGDVILTGTPAGVGPLNVGDEVAVTIQGIGTLTNKVIKRG, encoded by the coding sequence GTGCGCATCGCCAGGTTCTCCATCGACGGCCACGTGGCCTTCGGCGCGGTCGAGGGCGAGGCCCCCGACGGGCTCGTCCTCGACATCATCAAGGGCGTTCCGTTCGCGGACTTCGAACTGTCCGGCACCAAGGTCCCCCTGGACAAGGTCCGGCTGCTGCCGCCGGTGCTCCCCAGCAAGGTGGTGGCCTTCGGGCGCAACTACGCGGCGCACGCGGCGGAGCTGGGCAACGAGCCCCCCGCCGAGCCCTTCGCCTTCATCAAGCCGTCCACCTCGGTGATCGGCCCCGGCGACGCCATCGCCTATCCCTCCTTCTCGGCGGAAGTCCACTACGAGGCCGAGCTGGCCGTGGTGATCGGCCGGATGTGCCGGGACGTGCCGCGCGACCGGGTCAAGGACGTCGTCCTCGGCTTCACCTGCGCCAACGACGTCACCGCGCGTGACGTCCAGCTCCGGGAGAAGCAGTGGGCCCGGGCCAAGGGCTTCGACGGCGCCTGCCCCCTCGGCCCCTGGGTGGAGACGGACATCGACCCCGCCGCCGCGGGCGACCTGACCATCCAGTGCACGGTCAACGGCGAACAGCGCCAGCTCGGCTCCACCAGCGAGATGATCCACCCGGTCGAGGACCTGATCGTCAACATCTCCGAGGCCATGACGCTGCTGCCCGGCGATGTGATCCTCACGGGCACCCCGGCCGGAGTCGGACCGCTCAACGTCGGCGACGAGGTCGCCGTCACCATCCAAGGCATCGGCACTCTCACCAACAAGGTGATCAAGCGTGGCTAA